Part of the Henckelia pumila isolate YLH828 chromosome 2, ASM3356847v2, whole genome shotgun sequence genome is shown below.
ccgaAACTCACTTTTTAGTTTTAACCATCCATCCATTCATCCATTAGATCCAAACAAACATAGTTTAGGAAGTGTCGATAGATATTTATTTGCTTCCTACACAAAGATTAAGATATGCATCCATCTCTCTTCGGACAATGTCACATCGAACGAGGGTGGCAATGGTGTTGGCAGCCATTTTGACATCCTTCCAAGCATTCCCCTTCGCCAGTTTCTTGTACAAATAGCTCTCAAATGTCATCCTCTGCACATATTCATCCCCGCACATCTCCACCAGCGCCTCCCTCCCCGCATCGTTCCGATAAAACACCCACTGCAAAACGTCCAGAAACTTAAATGTGCTGAAATATTGGTCATCCCATTTTCTCAGATACTCCCTCCTCAAATCCTGCTCAAACACCATCTTTTTCCCATTTTCCGACGCCCGGACGATCGCTTCTCCGCATATCTTCCCGCTTTTTGCCGCGAAGTAAATGCCCTCGCCGGAGCATTTTGTGACATATCCGGCGGCGTCTCCCACTAGTGCCACCCTCCCGCGGACCCTTATTGGACGTGGGTGCTCTGGGATTGGGTGCGCTTCTACTTTGATTGTCTTTCCTCCCTCGATCTTTTCTTTCACTCGCTTTTTTATAGCGGCCTGAAACTGTTTGATGTTTTGTTTAGAACAAACAGTGCCTGTGCCTACTGCGACGTGGTCGCATTTGGGGAAGACCCACGCGTAGAAATCGGGAGAGACGTCGCTTCCCACGTACATCTCTGCTAAGTTTTCGTAGTATCTCATCTTGTCTTCCGGAAGTTTGATCCTTTCTTGAAAAGCTATGGCGCAAGTGTAGTCTCCTGCTTTTATCGACTTCGCTACCTTGCTGTTGGCCCCGTCTGCTCCGATGATGACGTCTACCGCGAGCATACACTTGTTATTATTTGAGATGTAGTGGATCAGATAAGGGTCTTTTTCCGACACTGGCATATCTATGTTTGTGACAAGGGCCTTGACGAGGGTGGCGCCACAGTCCACTGCACGGCTGCGTAAGAAACTATCAAGCACTTCGCGGCGGAGCATGGAGATAAACTCGCTGGGCTTCAGTGTTTTCCCGAAGTCGACGGTAAGGTTTGAGGGTGAGACGATCTTCATTTGGGTCACTTTGCGGTCAATAAGGTGGGATGGGATGGAGAACTCATGGAGCATGCAGAGAGGGATTGCTCCGCCGCAGGGCTTTGCGGCTTCGGGGCTGCGTTCGAAGAGGAAAGTCTCTATTCCACCTGCTGCAAGAGCTTCTGCAGCGGAGGACCCAGCAGGGCCACCGCCGATGACGGCGACGCGTAGAGTAGCGCTGGTAATTGCTGTTTTGGTTCTTTCAGGTTTAACATTTATGCGTTGAGCTTGAAGATTAGTGTTGAATCTAGTGGGCTGAATGAAAATGAGGTGAAAAGGGGAGTAGGCAGCCATTTTAGTCTCAGGTTCAGAGTTTGTAACCAAAGATTAAAacatcattttaatttttatagttgGGAAGCAAGTAGCAACATTTCAAAATAGTTTTAATCAAACCAAACCAGACATTAGATAAACAATTACACTAACATAATGAACTCTCAAATATTTTTTGGTTTGGATTgataatttatataatttaactTGAGATCTCGGTgttataacttaaataaactacaaataatttatcattaatttttcaaaacgaAATtgcaaaaagtaaaaataaaattaaaaaaactataaATAGTTTGCTATAACTAATACCACATACTGAAAAAATTGTTTAACTCATTGTCGAGCATAGACAAACACGTTTTCGTTGATAACACTCGAGGAGAAATTTTGGATTATTTAAAGTCAATGTAAAAGTTTTATTTTACTAAATAATACATTGGATTACTTTAACATTGTGTTTAGTGAAGTATAACACCTAAACttcaaatttatggattttaacaatattcaaatttatttttgttgtttagtgAAGTAATACCTAAACTTCAAATTTctcatttttatgtttatatagtaTTTCATGTTAATTATGATCAATCTCAAATTTACCAATCACTTttgttatttgaaatttattctacTTTGTATAATTAATATCTAAACAAGAGTAGTATATGCATTTCTGTAAAAATAAGTAGTTTATGGATTTAAGACTTgatctattattttattattaactaTAAAATAACTCGAAATCTAGGAATTTAATATTCTCTTATCTAGAACCCAACcaaacattaaatttatttattttttaaataaagccaaaaaaaaaaaaaagcgcgGGAGTTTTGTAGAGTATCTAGCGTCTtcgaaattataaattaatgtACATCAATATGATTTTATAAAAAGTGGATCttgaaaattaattactaattcTATATTGATGGTGGGATTACTTTAATCCAATTATTGGTCTTTGCAATTTGTTTGATGCCATAAAAACTTCTCTTTGGCGTTACTTTTGAAGTGGAAGATTTTAAAAGAGTGGGAATCTTTTTTAGGTTTTCGATGGAGCTGAGGTCGGTGGTAGATACAATAAGGGGTAACTTGCAcgagtatatatatatgagaaatGATATGGTAAGCAATCACTGTGAACATTTATGTGAGCACCTGCTGATGTGACATTATGTACATATCAGTTTTGATCCCACGCATCCTAGGGTGTGAGGACACGTGTACCCGTGCCCAAAAAAACTCCGAAAATCATATTTGGTCATTTTAATGTATTTCCAAATTTACTCTATATCATTCTTCTAATATGTTTAATAATGGAGGTCCAAAAAAGTAAATTTATTATTCAAAAACTTCTCATATTTTGTTCCACTATCCCCATTATCCTAACCACTATCACATTATCCtaacatttaaacaaaaattataattaaattcaagtttataaaataatatttaatttcaaataatatatattttatgcacATGGAACGCATGTGCTCCGtgtactagtatatatataaattcgaTCATGATCAACTGAGAATCTTGTATTAAAATATAAGAAGAGGGTTAATGAAAGCACAAAGGCGGATCTAGGATTCTATATTAAGAAGGCCCGTGTCAGACTGTCAGTATACACaatgacaaaaaaataattattatatgtttaaatataacattcaataacaaaaatacaataaataaaaaataaatattgtgacATCTCGTATTTTTTATTGATGCTTATGAAAAATATGAAATGTGgaataattttttgatttttctaaaatatgCGTTGTGTTTGTAGATATAAAATACCATgcataaaattaatttcaatcAACGAGTCAAAAATCATGACTCAAAACTTGTTAAAAAACTCGTTTAACAAAATGATACTAATGTATACAGGATCGCCTGAACTTTCTCTTACATGCAAActcaaaattataaaatatatggtCTCAAAATAATAACGTATTTAAGCATGCATAACAATATTATAAtgcataaattttataaatatatatttatttattttagagaCACAAGTGGAAATTGATTTGTTTTTGGTCCAAGTCGATGAATAAATTTTCATTTAGAAAAAACATTACAAATTGCAAGCAATTAAACAagatcatcaatgaagacaccAATAAGGAAATAATATTAATCATAATATAGAACAAAAAATAACGAAAGATTAACAGAAGTCACATAACTAAATGAAAAATTATCAGTCACGTGCTGAACCAATTTTGATGTTaagaaaaaccaaaaatttattaatcttgatttaaaaaaaataatgaaattattgACTACTAAAagctccaaaatctcaaatttttAAATCACTTCAAACACATTAAAAATAGAGCAAAGTAATTTATATTGAAGCCGAGTAAAATAgaactttaaaaaattaaaaaatttcacgaattttttaaaataaaagaatttaaattttcaaataataaaaaaatataaggttATAATATGGTTTTAAATAAAGGTgttaaattttcaaataaaaaaatataaaaagtgataaaagaattttaaataaaaCGAGTAAAaagtaggggtgcaaacgaattgaacctgttcgtgagctttacaagcccgctcgataaatatttgattcgtattcgagcttatcgaactcgaaccgaaatcgaacatgttcgaactttttttcgagccgagctcgagccgaaattatACTGTTCAATAGTCcgcgaatagttcgcgaaccttaatatttaattaatataatataattatataataaatatatatacatttcgaactcttttcgaacatttcgagcttttcgaaccataatatccgaatagttcacgaataggttcgaatatttcgagccgaacttgaactcgaacttcatttcgagccgagctcgagccaaaatatttgaaattatcgaacttcgaatcgagctcgaactcgaatacaCTCTTATCGAGtcgaattcgagccttaaaattttaccattattcggctcgattcagttcgtttgcacccctagtaaAAACAGTaataaaaaaagttaaaaataaaaaaagtttttcaagTTGTGTCACGTGGAATCAAACTTTAATCTAAGAATAGTTTAGTAAGGTACAACCATTAGACCAAACGCATGAAAGACAACTTTTGGGGCCAACCGGGTGAGACTATGCTCCACCAGGTGTGCTACACCTGGTGGAGCTAAGCCCTTGGATCAAGGGAGGGCCCACATGATAACATGTGGGTTTCACATGTTATCATGTGGGCCCTACTGATCCAAGGGCTATGCTGTACCTGAAGAAGAGCTCCAGGTACAGCATAGTCACACCCGGCCAACCAATATATATAACTAAAACAGAAAAAATTATACtattatatttttcaaaaattttcagggGGTCCCGTGGCCCATACTTCACCCTAGAGTAGATCCGCTTCTGTCAAAGCATAACATAGACCAactcattaaaaataaataaatattatatactTTCTTCCTTCCAATTatatagttaatttttttttccatacatattaagaaaaatcattgggaaaataaattttgtaaaaaaattttattttatctttatttaatgtattaaaaaatgattgcataattttcaatgtatagttaataggggtatattagtaaagaagtgtaaacaaatattacaaaatatgatatatgactatatatttgagacaaacaaaaaagaaaacgtGAACTATATAATTGGGACGAAGGgagtatatttataaataaaatatttaaatttcctatAAAACTACATGTTTGCTTATTTCCATTAGAATTTCATTTTTTGGAAAAAACGAAATTGAAACCTAACATTTGAAGTCCACATGACTTATTTTATACATCAATGTGTATACTTCATCATACGCTAGTTTCAAGTTTCAGCCCTCGGAACATGGTTAGAAACAAacaatcaaatattttaatgatATACACAACCATGTCTAGACTCAACCATAACCTCTGTTTCAAAATGATCTTGCAGTGCCTATTTAACCACGATTATGGACTTAGCAAGCTACAACCAACTGTTCATCTTCCAAACGCAATTAACTCGATGGGTATTGGGGAAATGATGCACAAATCACTATGCCAAGCTTGCAAGTTGCATCTTCTTAGACACAAATATGCTAGGGAGAAGAGGAAGAAATGAGTTTGTTTCTTTTTATATCCATTGCATGTAATGGGGCAGCTAGAGAAGACATTTGAAGCGATGATACTCTCAGATCAATCCTCAGAAAAgaggtttttttttaataaaaaaaatctacaaCTAAGATTAAATATGCATATAGTCAATTAATTTAAGGTATTTGCTAGTTTAAGCGGTTTTGTGCCACCATAATCAGTAATCCCAACATGTTCATGCTTGGCCCGTGATTATTTCAGTAGTTCGTACATTTTTGCGTCAAACAGTTCTAAACGCTTCCCCACACGCTTTTGTTGATGTTCTAATGATCACACACACACTATGCATCTATGCACTGTAAGAAGTTGAAATATATTTATGCATAACATAATTACATGAATACTGAATGCGAAAAACGGATCGAAATACCTCTAGTCATTGAATATCTTAAAGAATTctttttgaaaggaatattttattccttaaaataatcctattttgaaaagattttatttaatatattttgcctttcttggatatgaagtaattttatataagttatttatttccttgaataacttgatttgaaatatgattaagtttatcataatatttattatcttatctCTAATGATTTAATTCCTTTACTATGTAGATTTGACTTGATAAAAAAGGAACAAGATCTAAAATCTTATGTCTACAAAGAAATAACTACAAGGAAGGATTCTAGACTATATATTGAAGGAAGGAGAACGATTAAAGGTGACAACGATATAGCTTCAAAATACGTACGTTGAGAAAGAATTGAAGATCTTCTGAAGTTGGTATCGGTCGTGGTTGCTTGAAGCCATGAAGAACACTCGAagattgttgatcgaagaaGTGTGCTACTCACGTGTTTTCGCTTCAAGATTTTTCTCCTTATCTTGTTTTACTATTCTATCTTGCATAGTatttttaggagaactttttactctttattttttcacttgttttgagaaattgatttttacaataatcactagttttagggtttgtaaaactctttgaaagtttactagtgaagttttgccctgaggcgttgcaagagtattttatactcttgcttaaatcatttgagtctgtttattggttgcttgtttattttatttacgctttaattattttctgctgcaaattactcaaggtgttatagtaggtgttgtcaacaccttgtgacaacacctcaaacagtttatgtgcaaccacaattcccttacaagtggcatcagagccatattcttgatacactaagaactgattttggtttgtttattttattacagggaataagatggactcatcgtctgttgcgaactcgtttttgaaacctccggtccttgatggcacgaattacGCACTATGAAAGAATAGAATGCGATATACTATTAAAGCAatggatgttcgtgcttggcaaagtattctgactggttggactcctTCAAAGACgctagatgaagatggagactatatcatcaagaaagaagaaacttggactgccgaggaagcacaaagttcaagctacaatgctaaagcactcaatgcaatttttgcAACTGTGGATATGAGGATGTATGAAATCATAGCTGACTGCACTGTTGCTAAGGATGCAtgggatgctcttcaagaagactgtgaaggaactgatagcgtgagaagaacaatattgagattgttaaacgctagatttgagaatatcaggatggatgaaAATGAAactattgctgattatgataagaaacttagggagatagctacagaggAGCCTcctcttggaggacctattgctagtgaAACTATGATAAACAAGGTTCTTTGATCTTTGCCTAAAAGATtcaatgggaagatttgggcACTTGAAGAAATAAAAGACACTTCAAcgatgaagatgactgaactgattagcattcttcaagtttttgagatgaacaatacagaacaagagaaggataaaggaaaatcaatagccCTTCAAGCCTCAAAACCCTCAtacgaggagtatgttcaatttcatcaagaagttcatcaatctgatttagaagatgattcgatctctctcatgactaagaaattcaatgattatctaAAGAAGATAaaagagtcaagaaagacgGATAAAAAACTCAAGACTCCAATGTTCTTTAACAAGCCTTTAAGgattactggaccagaacaatcaccaaggaaacctgttgatactcctaagcctcgactgatgttagaagggaagaagaagtttgtctcaaagaagttggacactattcaatgtcatgcttgtcaaagttttggacactatgcaaatgagtgtgccaacacgcttaggaaagggatgaacacgtctttgagtgatgaagagtctgaagaagaagaacaggAAGATGAAGAAAGTCATACTGCCTTATCTGCACTGCTGGAGAGcaagaaaaagtttcaagtcaatcctttaggtgttgccgcaggtgttgccacacctggccgcaacatctcccaaaggccAGTTTGCTTGAATTCTTTCATTACCGATAATATGTGTGATAATGATCCAGGTGAAGATACAATGTCCATGAAAGAAGCccggatgatgtttgaagagttacatactgattgggttgaaaggaataagatgaatactattctttcaaaggaaaattatgatctaaaggctgatgtgtcaagactGGAAGTCGTTttgagtaagaaagacatggaaTTAAGCCAAGTGAAGAAAAAACTCGAAAAATCAAAAGCTACTTTGgctaagtttaattcaagcacttcCAAGCTTGATTCGTTACTCAtaatgggaagagatggtacagTTGGTTTAGGTTTTGTAAACAAcatatttgaggttggtgaaagtttgaaaggccctgtgtttgtcaaggaaagtaGAAGTACAGAAAGCTCAAGCAAAAAGGTCTTACCaattgatcctccaaaaccaaagccacagtCTGCTGCTCCTTCAATGTTTAGAAGGAAACGAAAGTACatttgtcactactgtcatatACTTGGTCACatcaaaccatactgttttaagctgcagAAAGACTACAGATATAgatctgcatcgaaggtgttgcctaaggtgttgccaacacctccacACAGGATCCAAAAAGTTTCTCactgattatgttgaacagaaaagtggaaaagtaacctatggtggaggttcaaagggaaacattgttggtaagggaactctgaatgttgctggtTTTCCTAAGCTttgcaatgtgcttcatgttgaaggattaaccgcaaatctaataagcataagccaactttgagatgataatttgcatgtgcaatttgataagaaattatgcaaagtttttgatgattcaaatctctgtgtcatgacaggtactagatcatcggacaactgctatcaactcggagaagagatggcttgtagacacaccaaagttaatgagtttgatctatgacatcaaaaattgggtcatgcaaatttcaagacactaaagaacttaagtaagttagatgttgtatgtagtagcccgaacccagttttagtgattaactattatttaatccaataaacatgattgaggggacttctaatggattagcggagcccgggattagacccagaatgatcaaaaatgattcggagggtcaggcagaacgg
Proteins encoded:
- the LOC140884017 gene encoding geranylgeranyl diphosphate reductase, chloroplastic-like produces the protein MAAYSPFHLIFIQPTRFNTNLQAQRINVKPERTKTAITSATLRVAVIGGGPAGSSAAEALAAGGIETFLFERSPEAAKPCGGAIPLCMLHEFSIPSHLIDRKVTQMKIVSPSNLTVDFGKTLKPSEFISMLRREVLDSFLRSRAVDCGATLVKALVTNIDMPVSEKDPYLIHYISNNNKCMLAVDVIIGADGANSKVAKSIKAGDYTCAIAFQERIKLPEDKMRYYENLAEMYVGSDVSPDFYAWVFPKCDHVAVGTGTVCSKQNIKQFQAAIKKRVKEKIEGGKTIKVEAHPIPEHPRPIRVRGRVALVGDAAGYVTKCSGEGIYFAAKSGKICGEAIVRASENGKKMVFEQDLRREYLRKWDDQYFSTFKFLDVLQWVFYRNDAGREALVEMCGDEYVQRMTFESYLYKKLAKGNAWKDVKMAANTIATLVRCDIVRREMDAYLNLCVGSK